The genomic stretch ATAATAATCATTGCTGAAAAGCTCATTATGAAGTAAATCATTGTAAAAACCAATTGCTTTTTCAGTTTTACCATCCTTTAAAAGATCAATTCCATTTTGAATCAAATCATATTTTAAATCTGCTTTTTCTTTAATATCTGGCAAATCTTCAGTTATAATAGTTTTTTCACCTAAATCATCATTTGATAAATTATCAATTGCATCAATAAATGTATCCGGAATGAAATGGTTCATGAAAAAGTCATGTGATAGATATCCGTCAAGTCTACTGTCAATGAAATATGTTGTGCAGTAGTCTTTTTCAAATCTCATGCCTCTTCCATGAGTCTGAACCAGTGCAAGGGATGTTTTGTAGTCATACCATTTCGGGTCAATAGCATTTCTCATGGATATCTGACGGTCACCCAAATCAGGATAGGGAATCTTGTAGATTATCTGAAATCTGCATTCATCGCCCGGAAGGTCAATACCCTCATTAACAGAAGGTGAAACCAATACTTTAGGTTCATTGGAACATTTAAATTCATTTATAATTTCAGATCTGTTTTGTGTATCATGGGTGATGAATCTGTCTGATTTGATGTTATCTATTAGAAAATCCCTGCATTTTGCACTGACTGTATGTATAATTCCCTTGTCATTTTTGTGTTTATCTAATATTTCTTTGATAATTGGAACAGTTTGTGGAGCTGTCTTTTCAAGAAGACTGTAAGACATGTTAAAACTGTTATATGTTTTAATAGGATTTCTTTTGATATTAAATGGGCTTTTTCTCCTTATTGCATATATATCATCAGGAGATATTCCAAGCCAGTTTGCAAAAAGCCTGTAATCCAAGATGGTTGCACTCATGAAAATGCATACATCAGCATGATTGAAAAGAGTTTCTCTGGCGTAATTGTCGATTTTAAGAGGTTTGAACTGAGCAATTCCAAATTCTTTGTCATAGTCAAAAATCCACATTTCAGAATCTAAATATATATGGTTTAAAAATCTCTCACAGTCTCCAATCATGTTTTTGATAAAAATTTTCTTTTCTCTTAACTGGGGATTGTCAATATTTTCTATTTTAGAAAGTTCTATTTCATATTTTGTTTTGATTTTTTCAACGAAACTAATCCAATCCGTGCAGTTACCATCACTCAGCTGATTAATTAACTCTTTGGAAAGGTTGAACTTGAGATATTGCTTTAAATCATGTCTGTCAAATTCAAGAGTGAGTTGGTTCATCATCATTGACTCGATGTTGTGAGCCTCATCGCAAATCATCATCGTTCTTTTTGAAAAATCGCTTACATAATTGAGCTCCATAACCATGTAATGGTAATTGGCAATTGTCACTTTTGAGTTTAATCCTAAAAATTTTTGATAATAGTATTCACAGGTATTTTCTTTGGTAATTTTTTGTTTTTCATGATTATTTAGTGAAAATTTACAGGAATGGCCTTCAACAACACATTTTCCTAAATCACAGCTTTGGATAATACCATCTTTTTGATAATTCCTGCACTGAAAATTACCCCTTCCTTTGACTAATTTAAATCCTAAATCATTGAAATCATTTAAGTACTGGTCCTGAAGCTGTTTTGTTATCGTCAGAATAAATGATGAGTCAAACATCTGTGAAAGAGTTGCTGCAATTGCTGATTTTCCAGTACCTGTTCCTGCCTCAAGTACAATATATTTATATCCCTTATTAATTGCTTCTAGGATTTCTGAGATTGTTTCAAGCTGGAACTGTCTGGGATGGCTGAACGGGAAATGTTTAGCAACTTCAGGATTGATTTTTGAATAATTAGAATACTCCCAGGCCATTTTATCCACTCACAAATTATAACCAAAACAGTTATGTTTAGTTAATGATATCATACATTAACTCAGTTAGTGATATATAAAGCATTTTATCCGAGAGCGTTTGAGAAGTAATTACAATAGATTTTTTTATTAAAGCAACATGTCCATATATCTTGGAGGCAAATCACTCAACTCCGGATTTTCCATGAGTTTTTCTAATTTTTCCTGCCTCTTTATAGATTTATCTTGTTGAGTTTCAATTGTTTTATCTTCAATATCCAAAGCAAAAACCCCATTAATGTTTAATTTTACACCTTCGTTTTGCCTTTTTTCAAGCTCTCTTTCAAGATAATTAAGCTCAGAATCTGATTTTGCACATCTTCCAGTGCATTCACCATCAAAAGTACAGTCATATATTACAAAATCAATGTTATTGTTATCGGCAATTTTCTGCCTGATTTGATTAATCAGTTCACATTTCTCCCTTCCGTTCATTCTATCACCTATTTCAAATAGTTTTCAATGAAATTGTTAAATGCAATATTGTCTACAAAACCTGCACTGAATACAATTCCTGCTTTCTCGTATCTTCTGTGATAGGTCTGCAGACTTGATTCATAAGAGGCTTCCAATTCTTTATCATGCCTTTCACGAGCTAATTTTTTACATGCTGAGGGAATCATATTGGAGCATCTGTAGGATCTTCCTCTTGTTCTCTGCCTGTTTGGTTCATAATCCTCGGAAATTGAAACGACACGGTAGATTATCCGTGAACTGCTTAAAAATTTTCTGATATCTAGATATTCTACATTATTGTTAGTGTAATATTCCTCATAAATCAGAGGTAAAGCTATTGTAACTGTTTCTAGTGGCTTTGATGCAAGTCCGTTTAGCATCCTGTCAGAATATTTATCAACAATTTTGTCAAGAGAAGTTATTTCAGGTGAAAGTTCATCATAGTAATTCTTGGCTTTTAAACTGTCGACAACTTCAACCAATGAACATTTACTTGAGGTTTTGCACAGGAAATCTCCCTTGAATTCAATGAGAAAAATGAAAAAGTTATCTCCCTCTTTTTTATACCAGATTGCATCAGTTGTCTTTGGAGTAAACCAAACCCCACCTTCCTTGAAAATAGAACATGAATGACATATTTCATCCAAGGCATACATCTTGAACTCGTTTTTATTGCCGTCATGAGGTAAAATGGAGACTCCTTTTGAGTTTTCGGCAATTTTGTGTGACGGCCAGTAGAACTGACTGAATGATTTGAGAAATTCAACGAATTTAATTTCATCAGACGTTAATGTCATTTTCCTACTCCTTAAATAAAATTTGAGCTTTCAGTTTATCCAGCCTATCATAGGGTCTGGTTAGATTCTCATAAACCTCACCCATGTTTTTAGGGTTGATTTTTTTGAAATTAAATTTGTTATTGGATTGTTTTCTGGTTAAATAGAAATTGGTGTCATCTATTAAATCATAGTATTGGGCATAAAGTGAAATTGCTTCAATAAATATGGGACTGTATGAGTTTAAGTATAGTGTGATGTCCATTTCTTTTGTTAAAAGAATCAGTATTTCAGCAAATTTGATTTGCCATTCTGGATGCAGGTTACTTTCAGGTTCATCAATGATTAAAAATGAGTTGTTTTTAAGTGAACCATTCTCCAATAGAATTTGAATTACACCAATCTGTTTGATTCCGGATGAAGAATAACAGTCCTCTTTGATGATGCTTTTAATTTTAGAGACCAGTTCTGAGGAATGATTCTTGTTTTCAAGCTCCAGACATTCCTTGATGTGCTTTATGTGGTCTAAATTTAATATTTGAGAGTCCTTCAAATCAAGAACGGAAATTGTTTCAAGATAGAAAATATCTGAAAATTCCTTATTTGAGCTGAATTGGATATTTTCTTTGCTGATATTAGATAAACCTTCATTTTCAAACAAATCTGTGGATTTCAAATAGCAGTATAAAAGTTTTGCAACCGTTGTTTTACCGCTTGAGTTGACTCCCCCGACAACATTAATCTTTTTTAAATCAATATTTGCATAATCGATTTTAGCAAAATCACTGATTTTTAAAGTAAAATTATCCATTTAACCCACCTGCAAATTCCTGCGGTTTACAGATTAACCTGTATGAACATCTGTCACATTCACCAGAATCCTTTGAAAAGCACCCGTTACCGATTTCAACAGCAACATCATTTAATCCGTTGAGTTCGTTTTCCATTACTTCATCATTGATTTCAACGACATGCTGGTAATCTCCTAAAACAAAGTGGGTTATTGCTTTTCGGATAGTGTAATTTTTATATTCATCCAGCTCTTTAAGGGCTGCTGCATAGATGTAGAGCTGTTTTGTGTATCCGTCAATGTGGTCTTCATCATATTGTGCATATTTATAGTCCAGAATTACAATTTCATCTTCTGAAACTTTATAAATCAAATCGATTGCACCGTTAAGAAGATAATTTCCCTTGTCGATTTCGAATGGAAGTTCTGCTGCCATGACGTCTCTTTCAAGAGAATATGTCTCATAATAGTTTATTACATTGGTCCTGAACTCTTCGAATTCTTCGGGATTTTCTCCAATATCAAACATTGACTTGTATGTATCATATGTGATTTGTGAAAGCTCTTCAGCACTGACTTTGACACCGTCAAGAAGTTTCAGATTAACTGTTTCCATGATTTCGTGAAATACAGTTCCTCTGTTTGCAGCCTTTATTCCTGGCCTTGCAAATCCCAGATTATATCCCAAATCATATTTGAACGGACATGATTTGTACTGAGTGTATTTTGAATAGTTCAGCACCAATTGTTCTCCTTTTGGAGCTTCATAGGATTCCTCAATTGTTACATTGTTTAATTCCTCCATTGTGAATGGAACTGTGCAGTCACGGATATTTTCGATTTGAGTCGGCATCTCACCGATTGTAGATAAAATAAGCAGATCTGCTGCTCTTGTCATTGCAACATATAAAATCCTGTCTTCCTCTTCATCATTCAGATGATTTTCCTCTTCAATTGAAATGCTTTTATGTTTAAGTTCACCGTTTTCCTCTTTCAGTATTGTTTTATATTTTAAACATTCATTTGGAGTGTAGTATGTATCATTCGGGAAAATGAAGTCCTTTTCACGATTAGGGTCTCTTGAAACCATTGGGAACTTGTCCTTTTCAAGGGAAGTTATTATTGTTACTGGGAACTCCAGACCTTTAGCTGCATGGATCGTCATCAGCTGAACACCTTCAACTTCCTTTTGATAGGATTCATAGTTTTCAATGGAATTCATTATGAAAAACATTACTCCTCTTAGGTCTGTTTCTGATATGAATGATTCATAGTTTGTTATGGTCTGTGTGAGTATTGCAAGGTTTGCTATTTTTCTGTAGTTGGCTTCAGTATCGGCGAACAAATCTCCCATTGCAATAAGCTCATAGAATACTGAAAGAATTGTTGGTGGTTCTTCTGATTCTATTTTATCTCGAAGCTCATCCAGTTTCATGAAGAATTCTTTATCATTTTCATGAACATTGTCAATGTTTATTATAGGAAGCTGGAGATTTTTGAAGATTTCATTTAATGTGTCCTGGTCTTCGTTCTTTTTGACATTATGGACTGCCCTTACTTTGCCGTCACCACGGTTCTGGCGTATTTCATTTTCAATTCTTAAGATTTCATCCTCATAAGTTTTCTGCAGGTCAGCTAGATATGATTTAGTTGAATCCTCAAGTGACCAAAATACCGGTTCAAAGTATTCACCACAAAATGCTTTAAGACTCAGTTCTTTTAATTCATCTTTTGACGGAACATATCCTAAACGAGTATTTCTGGATAGATACCACAGCAAAGTTATTATAGATTTGACTTCATTTTGAGAAGCAAGGTCGGCCTGACCCCTTACTGAATAGTTGATATCATCGTCACTGTTGAATTTTTCAATAAGATTTGCAATAGTCTTGTCTGAATGTTTTCTGTACAGAACAGCAATATCAGAATCCTTCAGTCCCATTTCTTTTAGACGTTTAATGATATTGTAAACATTTTGAGCCTCATCATCACTGTTCTCATTTACCAGAAGGAAATTCGGATTGTTATAAGCTTTGCCGTTACTTCGCATATGCTTTTGTGAAGTTTCCTTTCTTTGAGGTGTGATAAAAGCTTCGGTTAAATTTACAATGTTTTCAGTGGATCTGAAATTGACATCCAGACTTAAAACATCAGGATTATCCAGTCTTATGAGCTCATCGAAAAAGTCATTAAAAGAGCTTCTGAATGCATAAATGTGCTGGTCAACATCTCCTACAGCTGTGAAATACTCACAGTTTTTCCTTAAAACTTCAAAAATCCTGAACTGCAGAGGGTCGGTGTCCTGAAACTCATCAACAAATATTGTAGTGTATTTTGTTTCCGGATCTTTTTCCAGTTCTTTTAAGGCCTTAAGCTGTAAGGTGTCATAATCAACATAGTTATATTCATCCAATAGTTTCAGATATCTGGGATAAGCCTTTGCAATCTGGAGAAATCTAGCATTATACCATGATTTGGAAAATAATTCTTCATCATCAGCCTTGTTCTTTTTAAGGGGTTTGTCATAATCATCAATTCTCTTTTTGGAAAAATAATCCATTGAACGTACAAAATCAAGATAATCTTTTGTAATTACTCTTGAATCATTAATTTCGTGAATTAATTTATTGGAATCCACATTAAAACATGTATATTCACCAAACTTGTTTAATACGGCAGGAATCTGATAATCAAAAACTGTTGCTTCATTAACAAAACCTAACTCTTTTTTGAATTTCTGAATAAATAATGTCTTTTTTTCAGAGGTATCATCATCTAAAAGTGTTAATGACATGTTTTTGGATTTTAAATATTCAAGACAGAATGAATGGATTGTGGAAATCTGCATCTTTAAAACAGTACTGTTTGAAAGCTCCTTTCTTAATTTGAATTTAAGATTGTCTGCAGCTTTTGTTGTAAATGTTATTACAAGAAAAGATTCAGGATCCACACCCTGTTTAACAAGTTCCTTAATTCTCTCAACAATAACTGTTGTTTTACCGGAACCAGGTCCTGCTTCTACGAGAAGTGTTCCATTTCCGTGTTCAATAACTTTCTTCTGATTTCCTACAAAGTCCATAAATTAACCTCCACTTATTAATTATTTATTAATAAATTCGAATTAAATAATTTTCTAAATTAAATCAATTCTAAAATAAAAGAGATTTATTTTTATGGATTAATGTAAATAATCAATTTTAATTGCTTTGAAATAAACTACTTCCAAATTTCCTGCATTACTTTAGCCATTGGAATTTTTTTATAATCATTTATTTCCAAATATTTAATCTTTGGACTGTAAAAACTTTCAAAATCATGAATTTCAATAATTTTTGGTTCACATTTACTTTCACTTTCTTTAAACTCATCCAAATCAGTGAATACTTGAAAACTGAAAAAAACCTCAGAATCAGTGTAATCTATAATCTTAAATCCCTTAGGATCTTCAAAGATAAACTTTGCAAATCTCAACTCCATTAAGAAATCATTACGCAAATCATCTGGAGCATCATCAAATTGACGATATTTATTTAATTTTTTAATTAAACTTTTAATCTTATTGTTTTTGATTTCACTTAACATATTTTCGGAGATTTCAAACAAATCATTGATTGTGAAATATTTTATATTTTTATCCAAATACATTTCATTTACTTTACTTGCAGGAAGCATTATGACCTGAATATCCTCTAAACCTAAATCAGAGAGGATATCAAGTTTAACTTTACCTTTATTTTCAATTTTATCGCCGTAAGATGGGAATAAAAATGCATTTTTCACTCCTTTAAACTCATGATCTTCAATAAACTCTTTAAATGCCAATTCATACAAGTATTGTTTTGTAATGGATTCCAGCCCAGGCTGACCATCTAAATTATCTTGTGTAAACTTCAAATTGTAATATTTTGCATCCAAAATAACAAATTCACTATCATGAAATGTTACAGTATCAGGAATAAATGTACCTTCAGCTTCTTTCGGATAGATATTTTTATAAATCCATTTCGGTTTTTTAATTAAATCAATCAATTTCTTATTTGAAGGATATTTAGAATTTAGATTAACTGGAAGAGTTAAATCCTTTAAGCGTTTATGCAATTTATCTCCAAATATGTATGCACATTCCGCTTCCCAGATTTCATGATAAGCTGGAGTTCCATATAACGTCAGATAGTTTTCATTGGTGTGAGCGTTTTTATTTGACATATAAGAATACATTGACTGCAGTAACTTCTGTTTTTGAGTGTTAAACTCAACATTAAGCTCTTTTTGAAGTCTCTGCAAAATTAAATCAATATCTCCAAAATCATCCTGCTCTTTATCTGAAAGCTCAACAGGAGTCAAGTCAAAGAGTTCCAACAATCCTGCCTTTTCCAGATATATTGAACACTCTGTAATGATATATTCATGCAACAGTCTGAAATAGTTAAAAAGGTCATTAATTTTATATTTTGTTTGAAGATCAGTGTAATATGGTTTGCCGTCTTTTAGGATTGCAACATTCTCATTAACAGTTCTGTTCCAGTCAATTTCACCATTTCCATTTGTTTGAAGGATATTTTGAATGTTTGAATAAACTCCATTTTCATAGTAATCCTCTATAAAAAACAGCATCATGGACAGCCGATTGTATGAAATGTCTTCAAGCTCATCGTTTTCGTAGCGAAAATCATCATGGGCATTGTTGTATTTTTTAACTACGTTGATAACTTGCTTAAAATCTGCTTTTATATTACTTTCCGAAGTAATGTATTTGGGATATATATTTAGGATAATATTTTCAATGATTATTACACCA from Methanobrevibacter sp. encodes the following:
- a CDS encoding ATP-dependent DNA helicase, which produces MAWEYSNYSKINPEVAKHFPFSHPRQFQLETISEILEAINKGYKYIVLEAGTGTGKSAIAATLSQMFDSSFILTITKQLQDQYLNDFNDLGFKLVKGRGNFQCRNYQKDGIIQSCDLGKCVVEGHSCKFSLNNHEKQKITKENTCEYYYQKFLGLNSKVTIANYHYMVMELNYVSDFSKRTMMICDEAHNIESMMMNQLTLEFDRHDLKQYLKFNLSKELINQLSDGNCTDWISFVEKIKTKYEIELSKIENIDNPQLREKKIFIKNMIGDCERFLNHIYLDSEMWIFDYDKEFGIAQFKPLKIDNYARETLFNHADVCIFMSATILDYRLFANWLGISPDDIYAIRRKSPFNIKRNPIKTYNSFNMSYSLLEKTAPQTVPIIKEILDKHKNDKGIIHTVSAKCRDFLIDNIKSDRFITHDTQNRSEIINEFKCSNEPKVLVSPSVNEGIDLPGDECRFQIIYKIPYPDLGDRQISMRNAIDPKWYDYKTSLALVQTHGRGMRFEKDYCTTYFIDSRLDGYLSHDFFMNHFIPDTFIDAIDNLSNDDLGEKTIITEDLPDIKEKADLKYDLIQNGIDLLKDGKTEKAIGFYNDLLHNELFSNDYYPYLKLSEIYSDTYMYEEEIQIIVKFFKSGISASKDILNEFKKRLKRLDNMGYFDYKSNMESLEYEFIQKNSVNIKNTVPLADKIIKSRLFNSRINK
- a CDS encoding AAA family ATPase, with the protein product MDNFTLKISDFAKIDYANIDLKKINVVGGVNSSGKTTVAKLLYCYLKSTDLFENEGLSNISKENIQFSSNKEFSDIFYLETISVLDLKDSQILNLDHIKHIKECLELENKNHSSELVSKIKSIIKEDCYSSSGIKQIGVIQILLENGSLKNNSFLIIDEPESNLHPEWQIKFAEILILLTKEMDITLYLNSYSPIFIEAISLYAQYYDLIDDTNFYLTRKQSNNKFNFKKINPKNMGEVYENLTRPYDRLDKLKAQILFKE
- a CDS encoding ATP-dependent DNA helicase yields the protein MDFVGNQKKVIEHGNGTLLVEAGPGSGKTTVIVERIKELVKQGVDPESFLVITFTTKAADNLKFKLRKELSNSTVLKMQISTIHSFCLEYLKSKNMSLTLLDDDTSEKKTLFIQKFKKELGFVNEATVFDYQIPAVLNKFGEYTCFNVDSNKLIHEINDSRVITKDYLDFVRSMDYFSKKRIDDYDKPLKKNKADDEELFSKSWYNARFLQIAKAYPRYLKLLDEYNYVDYDTLQLKALKELEKDPETKYTTIFVDEFQDTDPLQFRIFEVLRKNCEYFTAVGDVDQHIYAFRSSFNDFFDELIRLDNPDVLSLDVNFRSTENIVNLTEAFITPQRKETSQKHMRSNGKAYNNPNFLLVNENSDDEAQNVYNIIKRLKEMGLKDSDIAVLYRKHSDKTIANLIEKFNSDDDINYSVRGQADLASQNEVKSIITLLWYLSRNTRLGYVPSKDELKELSLKAFCGEYFEPVFWSLEDSTKSYLADLQKTYEDEILRIENEIRQNRGDGKVRAVHNVKKNEDQDTLNEIFKNLQLPIINIDNVHENDKEFFMKLDELRDKIESEEPPTILSVFYELIAMGDLFADTEANYRKIANLAILTQTITNYESFISETDLRGVMFFIMNSIENYESYQKEVEGVQLMTIHAAKGLEFPVTIITSLEKDKFPMVSRDPNREKDFIFPNDTYYTPNECLKYKTILKEENGELKHKSISIEEENHLNDEEEDRILYVAMTRAADLLILSTIGEMPTQIENIRDCTVPFTMEELNNVTIEESYEAPKGEQLVLNYSKYTQYKSCPFKYDLGYNLGFARPGIKAANRGTVFHEIMETVNLKLLDGVKVSAEELSQITYDTYKSMFDIGENPEEFEEFRTNVINYYETYSLERDVMAAELPFEIDKGNYLLNGAIDLIYKVSEDEIVILDYKYAQYDEDHIDGYTKQLYIYAAALKELDEYKNYTIRKAITHFVLGDYQHVVEINDEVMENELNGLNDVAVEIGNGCFSKDSGECDRCSYRLICKPQEFAGGLNG
- a CDS encoding LlaJI family restriction endonuclease — its product is MKNVYIKELKYYSRRKILEILQNDENVLDKLLKYDIVKFTNDGYQFVYVGVIIIENIILNIYPKYITSESNIKADFKQVINVVKKYNNAHDDFRYENDELEDISYNRLSMMLFFIEDYYENGVYSNIQNILQTNGNGEIDWNRTVNENVAILKDGKPYYTDLQTKYKINDLFNYFRLLHEYIITECSIYLEKAGLLELFDLTPVELSDKEQDDFGDIDLILQRLQKELNVEFNTQKQKLLQSMYSYMSNKNAHTNENYLTLYGTPAYHEIWEAECAYIFGDKLHKRLKDLTLPVNLNSKYPSNKKLIDLIKKPKWIYKNIYPKEAEGTFIPDTVTFHDSEFVILDAKYYNLKFTQDNLDGQPGLESITKQYLYELAFKEFIEDHEFKGVKNAFLFPSYGDKIENKGKVKLDILSDLGLEDIQVIMLPASKVNEMYLDKNIKYFTINDLFEISENMLSEIKNNKIKSLIKKLNKYRQFDDAPDDLRNDFLMELRFAKFIFEDPKGFKIIDYTDSEVFFSFQVFTDLDEFKESESKCEPKIIEIHDFESFYSPKIKYLEINDYKKIPMAKVMQEIWK